From the Solibacillus sp. FSL R5-0449 genome, one window contains:
- a CDS encoding NADH-dependent flavin oxidoreductase — MKALFEKFKLSEEVELRNRLVMAPMTTYSANEDDTVSDEEITYYKERAEGAGMIITACAYVAANGKAFPGQIAAHEDRYIPSLRRIAQAIQQGGAKAVLQIHHGGRQSYQQLVPNGDVVSASTAVTIEKKEARALTLEETKEMVKAYGEATRRAIEAGFDGVEIHGANTYLIQQYFSAFTNKRTDEYGGSFENRLRFPLQVVNEVIKVRNTYADEKFIIGYRFSPEEPEEDGITMDDTVKLVDELARTALTYLHISLGDYKSETHRYVEGQQNRISVIHDLLNGRKPLIGVGSIYTREEAEQALQLGADLVALGRALLIEPHWVEKVQNGENVVTSYDENIDTVIPGPLMEKILSRPGWIPGI; from the coding sequence ATGAAGGCACTTTTTGAAAAATTTAAATTGAGTGAAGAGGTTGAATTACGTAACCGTTTAGTTATGGCACCGATGACAACCTACTCTGCAAATGAAGATGATACCGTTTCCGATGAGGAAATCACATATTATAAAGAACGTGCTGAAGGAGCCGGGATGATCATTACAGCGTGCGCATATGTTGCAGCAAACGGTAAAGCATTCCCAGGGCAAATTGCCGCTCATGAAGACCGTTATATTCCAAGCTTGCGAAGAATTGCACAGGCTATACAACAAGGCGGTGCTAAAGCGGTATTACAAATTCATCATGGTGGCCGTCAATCGTATCAACAGTTAGTACCGAATGGAGATGTTGTAAGCGCGAGTACAGCTGTTACCATCGAGAAAAAAGAAGCACGTGCATTAACTCTTGAAGAAACTAAAGAAATGGTTAAAGCGTATGGAGAAGCGACAAGAAGAGCAATTGAAGCGGGATTTGACGGTGTTGAAATCCATGGTGCGAATACGTATTTAATTCAACAGTACTTCTCAGCCTTTACTAATAAAAGAACTGACGAATACGGCGGATCATTTGAAAATAGATTGCGTTTCCCATTACAAGTGGTAAATGAAGTCATTAAAGTAAGAAACACATATGCAGATGAAAAGTTTATTATCGGATACCGTTTCAGTCCGGAAGAGCCTGAAGAAGATGGTATTACAATGGATGATACAGTGAAGTTGGTGGATGAATTAGCGAGAACAGCGCTAACGTATTTGCATATTTCACTTGGTGATTACAAATCTGAAACACATCGTTATGTAGAAGGCCAACAAAACCGTATTTCTGTGATCCACGACTTATTAAATGGACGTAAACCATTAATTGGTGTCGGTTCAATTTATACTCGTGAAGAAGCAGAACAAGCGTTACAGTTAGGTGCAGATTTAGTAGCACTTGGTCGTGCCTTATTAATTGAGCCGCATTGGGTGGAAAAGGTACAAAACGGTGAAAACGTTGTAACATCTTATGATGAAAATATTGATACTGTAATCCCTGGTCCTTTAATGGAGAAAATTCTGTCAAGACCAGGATGGATTCCAGGTATATAA
- the tsaE gene encoding tRNA (adenosine(37)-N6)-threonylcarbamoyltransferase complex ATPase subunit type 1 TsaE, with protein MIFEKDINTLEETQALAMRLAELVEPQYTITLEGDLGAGKTTFTQSFAKGLGVKRTVNSPTFTIMKQYVGRIPLNHLDVYRLEDSDEDLGWEEIFYGDAVTVVEWAHLIQEDLPEERLAIEITRIDETKRKFVLKPIGEKYVRLCEELLK; from the coding sequence ATGATATTTGAAAAAGATATAAATACGCTTGAAGAAACGCAAGCGCTTGCGATGAGATTGGCGGAATTAGTCGAGCCGCAGTATACGATTACACTTGAAGGTGATTTAGGTGCCGGCAAAACGACATTTACACAGAGCTTTGCAAAAGGGCTTGGCGTAAAAAGAACGGTCAATAGTCCAACATTTACGATTATGAAGCAATATGTAGGTCGTATCCCACTTAATCATCTTGATGTATATCGTCTGGAAGATAGCGATGAAGATTTAGGTTGGGAAGAAATTTTTTATGGGGATGCTGTAACAGTTGTGGAATGGGCACATCTTATACAGGAAGATTTGCCAGAAGAGCGTTTAGCAATTGAAATTACACGCATCGATGAAACGAAACGCAAATTTGTATTGAAACCGATAGGCGAAAAGTATGTTCGCCTTTGTGAGGAGTTATTAAAATGA